A stretch of Malus sylvestris chromosome 11, drMalSylv7.2, whole genome shotgun sequence DNA encodes these proteins:
- the LOC126590710 gene encoding UDP-glycosyltransferase 87A1-like codes for MNSTKDQTGPICHVVAVPYPGRGHINPMMNLCKLLTSQKTDILITFVVTEEWFGFIGSQVTPDNIRLATIPNVVPSELVRAADMDSFIEAIMTKMEAPFERLMDRLEPPPSLIVADTFLPWAVRVGNRRSIPAASFWPMPASFFSFFQHFHLLAENGHLPVDLLERGNERVDYIPGVSSTRLADLPFISGIFPNILHHILEDFSWVPKAQYLLFPSIYELEPQVIDVLRSIFSLPIYTIGPLIPYIKSNDHPSAGIDYLQWLDSQPCSSVLYISMGSFLSFSGAQMDEIAGGLRLSRVRFIWVARGETDRLKDACGDMGLVVPWCEQLRVLCHSSVGGFLTHCGWNSVREAVFAGVPFLTFPLGMDQGMVSKMIVEDWKVGWRLRKAEDKRDHLVTSEEIAGLAQKFMDLEDDEGREMRRRARELKQICHDAIEEGGSSQTNINAFVGDIFQGHA; via the exons ATGAACTCCACCAAAGACCAGACAGGCCCTATCTGCCACGTGGTGGCCGTGCCGTATCCCGGTCGGGGCCACATCAACCCGATGATGAACCTCTGCAAGCTACTGACTTCACAAAAGACTGACATCCTCATCACCTTCGTCGTCACGGAGGAGTGGTTCGGTTTCATCGGATCCCAAGTCACCCCGGACAACATCCGACTCGCCACGATTCCCAACGTGGTTCCGTCGGAGCTGGTCCGCGCCGCCGACATGGACAGCTTTATCGAAGCCATCATGACCAAGATGGAGGCCCCATTCGAGCGGCTCATGGATCGCCTCGAGCCTCCGCCGAGCCTGATCGTGGCCGACACTTTCCTGCCTTGGGCGGTCCGTGTCGGGAACCGGAGGAGTATCCCGGCGGCGTCGTTTTGGCCGATGCCGGCgtcctttttctcctttttccaACATTTTCATCTTTTAGCAGAAAACGGGCACCTCCCGGTTGACTTGCTAG AGAGGGGAAATGAACGTGTGGACTACATCCCAGGTGTTTCTTCAACACGACTAGCAGACCTGCCTTTCATTAGTGGAATCTTCCCAAACATTCTCCACCACATCCTTGAAGATTTCTCATGGGTGCCTAAAGCACAATATCTCTTATTCCCCTCCATCTATGAGCTTGAACCCCAAGTCATCGACGTTTTAAGATCAATATTCTCACTGCCCATTTACACAATTGGTCCATTAATACCCTACATCAAATCTAATGATCACCCGAGTGCTGGAATCGACTATCTACAATGGCTAGATTCTCAACCTTGCAGCTCTGTTCTGTACATCTCCATGGGaagttttctttcattttcaggTGCCCAAATGGATGAGATTGCAGGCGGTTTGCGCTTGAGTAGGGTTCGGTTCATATGGGTGGCCCGTGGGGAAACGGACAGGTTAAAAGATGCTTGTGGCGACATGGGTTTGGTAGTGCCTTGGTGTGAACAATTGAGGGTTTTGTGCCATTCTAGTGTTGGTGGGTTTTTGACACATTGCGGTTGGAACTCAGTTAGGGAAGCTGTTTTTGCTGGTGTCCCGTTTCTGACCTTTCCGTTAGGTATGGATCAAGGCATGGTTAGTAAGATGATTGTGGAGGATTGGAAAGTTGGGTGGAGGTTGAGGAAGGCTGAGGACAAAAGGGACCATTTGGTGACAAGCGAGGAGATTGCTGGGCTGGCGCAGAAGTTTATGGATTTGGAGGACGATGaagggagagaaatgaggagaaGGGCCAGAGAACTTAAACAGATATGTCATGATGCTATTGAAGAAGGCGGATCATCTCAAACGAACATCAATGCCTTCGTTGGAGACATTTTTCAAGGCCATGCATAA